Proteins from a genomic interval of Chanodichthys erythropterus isolate Z2021 chromosome 8, ASM2448905v1, whole genome shotgun sequence:
- the LOC137025249 gene encoding uncharacterized protein → MDNNHLTAVRHYLCVFKFLPQFSSWSGGSRCLVLMTVCLGLICVLLLAYIILQYFTITAVTNLFKSYKNKVEEFNQTINSLQDNYTDLMNEKDQLQNNVNSLTQKKQELETRVNNLTAEKSQLQNGFNSLSQKKLELETRVSNLTAEKSQLQSTIIALNQKKLELETRVSNLTAEKSQLQSTINALNQKILQLESKVTSLSTELKQAYEKGYRWGSGWIFLSNGLNSWSESRQYCRNMGADLIIINSEEKQKPPAGS, encoded by the exons ATGGACAACAACCATCTCACAGCTGTTCGTCATTACctttgtgtatttaagttcctgcctcagttcagttcatggtCCG GAGGAAGCAGATGTTTGGTGTTGATGACAGTGTGTCTTGGGCTTATTTGTGTTCTTCTGCTGGCGTACATCATACTGCAGTACTTCACCATCACAGCAGTGACAAACCTGTTCAAGAGTTACAAGAATAAAGTCGAAGAGTTCAATCAGACAATCAACAGCTTACAGGACAATTACACTGATCTAATGAATGAAAAGGACCAGCTGCAGAACAACGTCAACTCTTTGACTCAAAAGAAACAGGAGTTGGAGACCAGAGTCAACAATCTCACTGCTGAGAAAAGCCAGTTACAGAATGGTTTCAACTCTCTGAGTCAGAAGAAACTTGAGTTGGAGACCAGAGTCAGTAATCTCACTGCTGAGAAAAGCCAGTTACAGAGCACCATTATCGCTTTGAATCAGAAGAAACTTGAGCTGGAGACCAGAGTCAGTAATCTCACTGCTGAGAAAAGCCAGTTACAGAGCACCATTAACGCTTTGAATCAGAAGATACTGCAGTTAGAAAGCAAAGTCACATCTCTGAGTactgaactaaaacaagctTATGAAAAAG GATACCGGTGGGGTTCGGGTTGGATTTTCTTATCCAATGGATTGAACTCCTGGTCTGAGAGCAGGCAGTACTGCAGGAATATGGGTGCTGACCTGATCATTATCAACAGTGAAGAGAAGCAG AAACCACCAGCAGGGTcttaa